The Methanobacterium sp. BAmetb5 genome includes a region encoding these proteins:
- a CDS encoding NAD(P)/FAD-dependent oxidoreductase codes for MVDTTKKAIIIGAGPAGLTVAYELLDKTNIKPIIYEKSHEIGGISKTITYKGNKIDIGGHRFFSKSDRVMDWWINILPLQGAPARDDIAVGREVPLSQDFQKRNIGSVDPETHTAPDPENADEVMLNRSRLSRIFFLRKFFDYPVSLNYNTFSNLGLKRTLKIGLSYIKTSFSKIKPEKSLEDFFINRFGVELYLTFFKDYTEKVWGVPCKEITADWGSQRIKGLSITNAVIHAFKEIFTQDNSISQKNVETSLIGQFMYPKYGPGQLWEKVAELITDKGAEIHHGQEVVGIEATDDRITAIKVKDEETDQLKRIEGDYFFSTMPVKDLIHSFGEEVPPEVSLVAQGLMYRDFITVGLLLNELNIKNQTKLKTVNDLVPDNWIYIQERDVQVGRLQIFNNWSPYLVEDDSKVWIGLEYFCNEGDEMWEMSDEDFTHFAIKELEKIDIIDSKDVIDSVVIKVQKTYPAYFGTYDQFDTIRDYTDSFKNLFLIGRNGMHRYNNMDHSMLTAMNAVENIMKGVKSKENLWEINAEEEYHEEKR; via the coding sequence ATGGTTGATACTACTAAAAAAGCAATTATAATTGGTGCAGGCCCGGCAGGCCTCACTGTAGCCTATGAACTCTTGGATAAAACTAATATCAAACCTATAATCTATGAAAAAAGCCACGAAATTGGAGGAATATCTAAAACCATTACTTATAAAGGTAATAAAATTGATATTGGTGGTCACAGATTTTTTTCAAAGTCAGACCGGGTCATGGATTGGTGGATCAATATTTTACCACTACAGGGAGCTCCCGCCAGGGATGATATTGCGGTCGGACGTGAAGTACCCCTTTCCCAAGACTTTCAGAAAAGGAACATAGGTTCTGTGGACCCAGAAACTCATACTGCACCGGATCCGGAAAATGCAGATGAGGTAATGCTCAATCGCAGTAGATTGTCACGGATATTCTTCCTGCGAAAGTTCTTTGATTATCCAGTATCTCTTAATTACAATACTTTTTCTAATTTAGGACTAAAAAGAACTTTAAAAATAGGTTTAAGTTACATAAAAACATCTTTTAGTAAAATTAAACCTGAAAAATCTCTTGAAGACTTTTTTATCAATCGTTTTGGTGTGGAACTATATCTTACCTTTTTCAAGGACTACACTGAAAAGGTGTGGGGTGTTCCCTGTAAAGAGATCACTGCGGACTGGGGATCCCAAAGAATAAAGGGACTTTCAATTACCAATGCAGTTATTCATGCTTTTAAAGAGATATTCACCCAGGATAACTCTATATCTCAGAAGAACGTGGAAACCAGTTTAATAGGTCAGTTCATGTACCCTAAGTATGGTCCCGGACAGCTATGGGAAAAAGTGGCAGAATTAATTACTGATAAAGGAGCAGAAATACATCACGGCCAGGAAGTAGTGGGAATTGAGGCCACAGATGACAGAATAACTGCTATTAAGGTAAAAGATGAGGAAACTGATCAACTAAAGAGAATAGAAGGAGACTATTTTTTCTCCACTATGCCAGTTAAAGATCTTATCCACTCCTTTGGGGAAGAAGTACCACCAGAGGTTTCTCTTGTAGCCCAGGGCTTAATGTATCGTGATTTTATAACCGTGGGTCTACTTCTCAATGAGCTGAATATAAAAAATCAAACCAAATTGAAAACTGTTAATGATCTGGTACCTGACAACTGGATATACATTCAAGAAAGAGATGTCCAGGTGGGCAGACTTCAAATTTTCAATAACTGGAGCCCTTATCTAGTAGAAGACGATTCAAAAGTGTGGATTGGTCTGGAATACTTTTGTAATGAGGGTGATGAAATGTGGGAAATGTCTGACGAGGATTTTACCCATTTTGCCATAAAAGAACTTGAAAAAATAGATATTATAGACAGTAAAGATGTTATTGATAGTGTGGTTATAAAGGTGCAAAAGACCTACCCTGCATATTTTGGCACCTATGATCAGTTTGACACAATTAGGGACTACACGGATAGCTTTAAAAACCTATTTTTGATAGGAAGGAATGGTATGCACCGTTACAATAATATGGACCACTCCATGCTCACCGCCATGAATGCGGTGGAAAATATAATGAAGGGAGTAAAATCCAAGGAAAATCTATGGGAAATAAATGCTGAAGAAGAATATCATGAGGAAAAAAGATAA
- a CDS encoding GtrA family protein: MKASLNDLGKKLLKDQTDRTTIQLFRYIFVGGAAFIVDFGSLFILTDFLGVYYLISAAIAFILGLFANYILSVNWVFNRRTVENRTFEFGIFALIGIIGLGLNEVIIWFFTDNLQMYYLYSKIISAVIILFWNFFARKFTLFR; encoded by the coding sequence ATGAAAGCGTCTTTAAATGATTTAGGTAAAAAACTGTTGAAGGATCAGACTGACAGAACCACGATCCAACTGTTTAGATACATTTTTGTGGGTGGAGCAGCTTTCATAGTTGATTTTGGCTCTCTGTTCATACTCACTGACTTTTTAGGTGTTTATTATCTCATTTCAGCCGCAATAGCATTTATTTTAGGGCTATTTGCAAACTACATTTTAAGTGTAAATTGGGTTTTTAACAGAAGGACTGTGGAAAACAGAACATTTGAATTTGGAATATTTGCCCTTATTGGAATAATCGGTTTGGGATTAAACGAAGTTATTATATGGTTTTTCACAGACAACCTCCAGATGTATTATTTGTATTCAAAAATTATTTCCGCAGTGATAATTTTATTCTGGAACTTTTTTGCACGTAAATTCACATTATTCCGATAA
- a CDS encoding energy-converting hydrogenase A subunit A EhaA, whose translation MIIHANVISYLIALAAALILGVILRLPLLPEKPMRKSWTISAVFPTAVLAIGFYAIVYELGYQGYIVALITGIITALFSKFILEKVVPVPESEESHE comes from the coding sequence ATGATTATTCATGCTAATGTGATCAGTTACCTCATTGCCTTGGCGGCAGCACTGATACTCGGCGTTATTTTAAGATTACCATTGCTTCCAGAAAAACCTATGAGGAAATCCTGGACCATAAGCGCAGTATTCCCAACTGCAGTATTAGCTATTGGATTCTACGCCATAGTATATGAGTTAGGCTACCAGGGATACATTGTGGCCTTAATCACCGGGATCATCACTGCTTTATTCAGTAAGTTTATTTTAGAAAAGGTGGTTCCCGTACCTGAATCGGAGGAATCCCATGAATGA
- a CDS encoding DUF2109 domain-containing protein, with protein sequence MLIEILGIIVVLMALRTLVAQNRSERLLYLNVIGFSMSAIIGLYIQTPFGAIIAITFFVTSTLSSNAIAYSLGRVKEEILVK encoded by the coding sequence ATGTTAATAGAAATACTAGGCATAATCGTGGTGCTTATGGCACTGCGCACACTTGTGGCTCAGAACCGTTCAGAACGTTTACTGTATCTTAACGTTATCGGCTTTAGCATGTCCGCAATTATCGGTTTATACATACAAACACCCTTCGGAGCAATAATTGCCATCACATTCTTTGTGACCTCTACCCTGAGCTCCAATGCCATTGCATATTCTCTGGGAAGGGTAAAAGAAGAGATACTGGTGAAATAA
- a CDS encoding DUF2108 domain-containing protein, whose translation MYLDFVNLTTVSAALALIGTAGIIALPKPLDKVIMFALLQGGFIGMIIAAKYLDVAMAAAIFDPISIIILLVGIIKINEVRKKKEEESQEEGNLA comes from the coding sequence ATGTACCTGGACTTTGTAAACTTAACTACTGTATCGGCAGCACTGGCCCTAATTGGTACTGCCGGGATCATTGCCCTTCCAAAGCCTCTGGATAAGGTGATCATGTTCGCACTTCTCCAGGGAGGTTTCATTGGAATGATCATAGCAGCCAAATACCTTGATGTGGCCATGGCCGCCGCCATTTTCGATCCTATTTCCATTATTATATTACTGGTTGGAATCATCAAGATAAACGAGGTCCGAAAGAAGAAAGAAGAAGAATCCCAGGAGGAAGGGAACCTTGCTTGA
- a CDS encoding EhaE family protein: MLDIYIWFYTGVALTILGAIGTAIGPGVKDPIVRTLNTEIAAVGVSLIFLTYNHTIALLTYIAATTIITMILLRAIVRLEEVGAEL, translated from the coding sequence TTGCTTGATATTTACATCTGGTTCTACACCGGAGTGGCACTCACCATACTGGGCGCCATTGGTACGGCCATTGGCCCCGGGGTGAAAGACCCTATTGTGCGAACCCTAAACACAGAAATCGCAGCAGTCGGTGTTTCACTGATATTTTTAACCTATAACCACACCATAGCCCTTTTAACCTACATTGCCGCAACTACCATAATTACCATGATTCTGTTGAGGGCCATAGTAAGATTGGAAGAAGTGGGGGCGGAACTATGA
- a CDS encoding EhaF family protein → MIRIGRLWNALANPKRIPRFFSVILGVLLLAGFLVPMSLNENQLYPRPEPQLQISQQDPFAPYDRGGSPLTEPGIVKSQYPQFSAKAGMVTSYLSPIAIGVSDTTLYFGTSIYSSPGGLIDEILYYSRGFDTVLESSILMMAFVIASWVALNFTMRRREDE, encoded by the coding sequence ATGATTAGGATAGGTCGACTGTGGAATGCCCTGGCCAATCCCAAGAGAATACCCCGGTTTTTCTCGGTGATTCTGGGAGTTTTATTACTGGCGGGTTTCCTGGTACCCATGTCACTCAACGAGAATCAACTGTATCCCCGACCAGAACCACAACTACAGATCAGCCAACAGGACCCCTTTGCCCCCTATGACCGTGGTGGAAGCCCCCTGACAGAACCCGGAATCGTTAAATCACAGTACCCCCAATTCTCTGCAAAAGCAGGTATGGTAACCAGTTACTTGTCTCCTATTGCAATTGGGGTGAGTGACACCACACTCTACTTTGGTACATCCATATATTCATCCCCTGGTGGATTAATAGACGAGATACTGTACTATTCCAGGGGATTCGACACCGTGCTGGAGTCCAGCATACTCATGATGGCCTTTGTAATTGCATCGTGGGTGGCACTTAACTTTACCATGAGAAGGAGGGAAGACGAATGA
- a CDS encoding EhaG family protein, which yields MSASVLVPSVVSPIVVSLFVPAIFTGLLVGIIGLMAISYQKNDLSALILTDIVGVGMLIMVAAVGTDLAESLILPGLVVDLAEILAISEILMSREIRKKGKDVDLIPLPLKMDMEILTTAPTFLAIILIAYGAFLSGFTGGAVAGGGILVYVLSRRMRGVPSDLWEGVAGVSGIAWCLWLVGFVIFFAFPQFWLLALFLAAFGIFIKVTFKMGLIGVMGREEFKKE from the coding sequence ATGAGCGCATCGGTACTGGTTCCAAGTGTTGTATCTCCAATTGTGGTGTCATTATTTGTTCCTGCAATATTTACCGGATTACTGGTAGGGATAATAGGACTTATGGCCATATCCTACCAGAAAAACGACTTAAGCGCCCTGATACTCACCGATATTGTGGGAGTGGGAATGCTGATCATGGTAGCTGCAGTGGGAACCGATCTGGCAGAATCACTCATATTACCGGGACTGGTGGTGGATCTTGCTGAGATCCTGGCCATCTCTGAAATTCTGATGAGCCGGGAAATAAGAAAGAAAGGAAAAGATGTGGATCTCATTCCCCTACCCCTGAAAATGGATATGGAAATATTAACCACTGCCCCCACATTCCTGGCAATCATATTAATAGCATACGGAGCTTTCCTAAGTGGATTTACAGGGGGAGCAGTTGCTGGTGGAGGTATACTAGTTTATGTACTTTCAAGAAGAATGCGTGGAGTTCCATCTGACCTGTGGGAAGGTGTGGCTGGAGTTTCTGGTATTGCATGGTGTCTGTGGCTGGTAGGATTTGTGATATTCTTTGCATTCCCTCAGTTCTGGCTCCTGGCACTGTTCCTGGCAGCATTTGGAATATTCATCAAAGTAACATTTAAAATGGGCCTTATTGGAGTTATGGGCCGTGAAGAATTCAAAAAGGAGTAG
- a CDS encoding proton-conducting transporter membrane subunit yields MDIIILGQQLLGYIPLGDIVLYMAPLNLFMFASALAFTTLIAISKTETQVEAEFGTLKDKGVTVDKKEFKIRRFLAIVCGLATAGAMITGDVFDFTLFVCLIGIVNIGIVAAVKQVDVLDAAFQYGLVAMIATLPLFGGAALILAATGTISLLEIVNIPTTTMMIFGSILLFLGVAGETGVAPFYATKAEMFRTPGSPFLLIIHLSSLLVIVRVIEILLIINKPF; encoded by the coding sequence ATGGATATCATTATACTGGGCCAACAATTACTGGGATACATCCCCCTGGGAGATATTGTCCTTTACATGGCTCCCCTCAATCTGTTCATGTTCGCCAGTGCACTGGCCTTCACTACTCTCATTGCCATCAGCAAGACAGAAACTCAGGTTGAAGCGGAATTTGGCACCCTTAAAGATAAGGGAGTGACTGTTGACAAGAAGGAGTTTAAAATCCGGAGATTTTTAGCCATTGTATGTGGACTGGCCACTGCCGGTGCAATGATCACCGGAGATGTTTTTGATTTCACCCTGTTCGTGTGCCTAATTGGTATCGTTAACATCGGTATAGTGGCTGCGGTGAAACAGGTGGATGTGTTGGATGCTGCCTTCCAGTATGGTCTGGTGGCCATGATAGCAACATTACCTCTCTTTGGTGGTGCAGCACTGATACTGGCCGCAACTGGAACCATTAGCCTCCTGGAAATAGTTAACATACCCACAACCACCATGATGATCTTTGGTTCCATTTTGTTATTCCTGGGAGTGGCTGGTGAGACTGGTGTGGCACCGTTTTACGCCACCAAGGCAGAAATGTTCCGAACCCCGGGTTCTCCCTTCCTGCTGATTATTCATTTAAGCTCTTTACTGGTGATAGTCAGAGTAATTGAAATCCTCCTCATAATAAACAAACCATTCTAA
- a CDS encoding respiratory chain complex I subunit 1 family protein → MNLMANILLNVLIAFLVGSVLFGLQRKIMARIQMRPGPPVIQHLLHTLKFFIKESSFPKTAAMPFYIAITAMLCFIWVAAVIVGPVTGGSLLLIFAVYAIHKIVEHNAGSSSGSPYGKLSCVRAVFSAAAEVPLFAVLIIIYFATGTMNLDQIVSFQVTHGPLIYSIPLAAVMFFVLILSKAPYSPFAITKGKDIISGYETEHFGVLRGYLMISESIAWYMLLWVFLTVFIGGLSPLWYLVGMVILSSIVAFINATTPILNPNHSIMVQVSLAIIGIVGSFAILLY, encoded by the coding sequence TTGAACCTAATGGCAAACATTCTGTTAAACGTTCTCATCGCATTTCTGGTGGGGAGTGTCCTTTTCGGACTGCAGAGGAAGATAATGGCCAGAATACAAATGAGACCAGGCCCTCCTGTTATTCAACACCTTCTGCATACCTTAAAATTCTTCATTAAAGAATCATCATTTCCAAAAACCGCAGCGATGCCTTTCTATATCGCAATAACAGCCATGTTATGTTTTATATGGGTAGCAGCGGTAATTGTGGGTCCTGTGACCGGAGGTTCACTCTTACTCATATTTGCAGTATACGCCATACACAAGATAGTAGAACACAACGCCGGTTCATCCTCAGGGTCACCTTACGGTAAATTAAGTTGTGTGCGAGCAGTGTTCTCTGCAGCAGCCGAAGTACCCCTGTTTGCAGTGCTCATCATCATCTACTTTGCCACGGGAACCATGAACCTAGACCAAATCGTCAGTTTTCAGGTGACCCACGGACCATTAATATACAGCATACCCTTAGCTGCCGTCATGTTCTTTGTGTTGATACTGTCCAAAGCCCCTTACTCCCCTTTTGCCATAACCAAGGGTAAAGATATCATTTCGGGATATGAAACTGAGCACTTCGGAGTACTAAGGGGATATCTGATGATTTCAGAGTCAATAGCATGGTACATGTTATTATGGGTATTTTTAACCGTGTTTATAGGTGGTTTAAGCCCATTGTGGTACTTAGTGGGCATGGTAATCTTATCATCAATTGTGGCCTTTATAAACGCCACAACTCCCATATTGAACCCCAACCATTCCATAATGGTACAGGTTAGCCTGGCCATAATTGGAATCGTAGGATCCTTCGCCATTCTACTGTACTAA
- a CDS encoding DUF2104 domain-containing protein, whose amino-acid sequence MNETIYLSYILSFVLGSILGLVLSYRKYKAPYYIGKMDLLALILAVIGWTLALNSALITFIPYYITVTIGVFLLAMVLGMRPGYGRNETFIGIIVAGIIWIVRTVIL is encoded by the coding sequence ATGAATGAAACAATTTACCTCTCATACATACTTTCATTTGTACTGGGATCCATTCTAGGACTGGTCCTGAGTTACCGGAAATATAAGGCTCCCTACTACATTGGTAAAATGGATCTACTGGCCTTAATACTGGCAGTTATTGGCTGGACACTGGCCCTTAACAGCGCATTAATCACTTTCATACCATATTATATCACGGTAACCATTGGGGTGTTCCTCCTGGCCATGGTACTGGGAATGAGACCGGGTTATGGAAGGAATGAAACATTCATTGGCATTATAGTTGCTGGAATCATCTGGATAGTGAGGACGGTGATCCTTTGA
- a CDS encoding DUF1959 family protein has protein sequence MNRDDIGKTDDTSHMDEDEVLRIMKMRIIESYRWKLDIIEPISRELGISEEELEEILIKRLDMASLEALHPRYESSKHYCIKEKLHADLRLCWLSDVMNILSEEETEKIKNKIAAEILNGKSYQKALEDGRKDLLEYLMR, from the coding sequence TTGAACAGAGATGATATAGGGAAAACTGACGATACATCCCACATGGATGAGGACGAGGTACTACGCATAATGAAAATGCGGATCATTGAAAGTTACCGCTGGAAACTGGACATAATAGAACCCATATCCAGAGAGTTGGGAATATCAGAAGAAGAATTGGAAGAAATCTTAATTAAACGCCTGGACATGGCCAGTTTAGAGGCCCTGCACCCGCGTTATGAATCATCCAAACATTACTGCATAAAAGAAAAACTCCACGCTGATCTAAGATTATGCTGGCTTTCGGATGTAATGAACATATTGTCCGAAGAAGAAACGGAAAAGATCAAAAATAAAATTGCCGCTGAAATATTAAACGGTAAATCTTACCAGAAAGCCCTGGAAGATGGTAGGAAAGATTTACTGGAATACCTAATGAGATGA
- a CDS encoding NADH-quinone oxidoreductase subunit B family protein: MLDALKDVVRKSSIHVCLINTGGCNGCDIEVVALMSPRYDLEQYGIYVHNNPREADVILVTGAMSEQWKKNLQRIYAKAPEPKVVVAIGNCPLTGDVFNQEGCKIYAPVSDFIPVDAEIPGCPPRPSEILAAILAVGPDAIAAKGRQKP; this comes from the coding sequence ATGTTAGATGCCCTTAAAGATGTTGTACGAAAAAGTTCCATTCATGTATGCCTGATTAACACCGGAGGATGCAACGGGTGTGACATCGAAGTGGTGGCACTCATGTCTCCACGCTATGATCTGGAACAGTACGGTATCTACGTACACAACAACCCCCGTGAAGCAGATGTGATACTGGTAACCGGGGCCATGTCCGAACAGTGGAAGAAAAACTTACAGAGAATTTATGCTAAAGCACCAGAACCCAAGGTAGTGGTGGCCATAGGAAACTGCCCCCTTACCGGGGATGTATTCAACCAGGAAGGGTGTAAAATCTACGCTCCAGTATCAGATTTCATACCCGTAGATGCAGAAATACCAGGCTGCCCACCCCGACCCTCAGAGATTTTAGCAGCCATTTTAGCAGTGGGCCCTGATGCCATAGCAGCCAAAGGGAGGCAAAAACCATGA